Proteins found in one Streptomyces sp. NBC_00461 genomic segment:
- a CDS encoding bifunctional glycosyltransferase 87/phosphatase PAP2 family protein, which produces MANVEQSGRPTKAFRATAAEAAGGRLRVARLGLWLVAAILAVRQVAVVLSTPRGERLTDLETWVGPNGVLHVNGSLYDSTQFTGTPFGGLVLKPLTKAAEQALGWGWTFGTLLLVVALGLVVARALPQPVSRRTSLLAAPVAVSLLMLSLPVRNALWLGQTSIMPVLLVLVGCFAVRGQRAGGVLIGLAAALQPTVLLFAPLLWFTGRRRAALTTGITFAACTALAWAAMPHDSYIYWVHHMAGTGLGGKADDLANQSLHGALLRLGLEGPLEIALFFTLGTAVAVLGVRRAVRYARDGQLLLAVAITGCAAIAVSPTTWQHQLLWVLLAVVGRVGKRASDRYVWPVAVVLMMTLPGRMMLPNMSQMYVLRDNVVLLAALVAATAIPFLSRTSPYYRAPVPAPYAPAVPARLRHVPLLPALRRVLARPNLLLELLLIRVTYAAYQKVRLAATGGTNSQGRATAEDHGHQILDLERWLHIDVEHWVNHTVVKVDRLSHFFDFYYESFHFVVPLTVLAVLYWRRPADYRWARAALGFATLLALVGFWLYPLAPPRLLPGLGVIDTVHGVQDFSKPDYGTLTALTNQYAAMPSLHFGWSLWCGVVIAVLAPRWWMKALGLLHPLLTVSAIVATGNHWVLDAAGGALVVGAGFGLTYLLQGPRAKPATAAATSEEPVAVRERAVG; this is translated from the coding sequence GTGGCGAACGTGGAGCAAAGCGGGCGACCGACGAAGGCCTTCCGGGCAACGGCAGCCGAAGCGGCCGGGGGACGCCTGCGTGTGGCGCGCCTGGGGCTGTGGCTGGTGGCGGCGATCCTCGCCGTACGACAGGTGGCCGTCGTCCTCAGCACGCCGAGGGGCGAGCGGCTGACCGATCTGGAGACCTGGGTCGGCCCGAACGGCGTCCTGCATGTGAACGGTTCGCTCTACGACTCGACGCAGTTCACCGGCACGCCGTTCGGCGGGCTCGTCCTGAAGCCGCTCACCAAGGCCGCCGAGCAGGCCCTCGGCTGGGGCTGGACCTTCGGCACGCTGCTGCTGGTCGTCGCGCTCGGTCTGGTCGTGGCCCGTGCGCTGCCGCAGCCGGTGAGCAGAAGGACCTCGCTGCTCGCCGCGCCGGTCGCCGTCAGCCTGCTGATGCTGTCGCTGCCGGTGCGCAACGCCCTGTGGCTCGGACAGACGAGCATCATGCCGGTCCTGCTGGTGCTGGTCGGCTGCTTCGCCGTGCGCGGGCAGCGGGCCGGCGGCGTCCTGATCGGTCTGGCCGCGGCGCTCCAGCCGACCGTGCTGCTCTTCGCACCGCTGCTGTGGTTCACGGGCCGCCGCCGGGCCGCCCTGACCACGGGGATCACGTTCGCCGCGTGCACCGCGCTCGCGTGGGCGGCGATGCCGCACGACTCGTACATCTACTGGGTGCACCACATGGCGGGCACCGGTCTCGGCGGCAAGGCCGACGACCTCGCCAACCAGTCCCTGCACGGCGCGCTGCTCCGGCTCGGCCTTGAGGGCCCGCTGGAGATCGCCCTCTTCTTCACGCTGGGCACGGCGGTCGCGGTGCTCGGTGTGCGGCGCGCGGTGCGTTACGCGCGCGACGGCCAGCTGCTGCTCGCGGTGGCGATCACGGGGTGCGCGGCGATCGCGGTGTCCCCGACGACCTGGCAGCACCAGCTGCTGTGGGTGCTGCTCGCGGTCGTCGGAAGGGTCGGCAAGCGGGCCTCCGACCGGTACGTGTGGCCGGTCGCCGTCGTCCTGATGATGACGCTGCCGGGCAGGATGATGCTGCCGAACATGTCGCAGATGTACGTCCTGCGGGACAACGTCGTCCTCCTCGCGGCCCTCGTCGCCGCGACCGCGATCCCGTTCCTGTCCCGCACGTCGCCGTACTACCGGGCGCCGGTCCCGGCCCCGTACGCACCCGCGGTCCCGGCCCGCCTCAGGCACGTCCCCCTGCTGCCGGCGCTGCGCCGGGTCCTGGCCCGCCCGAACCTCCTCCTGGAACTCCTTCTCATCCGCGTCACGTACGCCGCCTACCAGAAGGTGCGGCTCGCGGCGACCGGCGGCACCAACTCGCAGGGCCGGGCGACCGCCGAGGACCACGGTCACCAGATCCTGGATCTGGAGCGGTGGCTGCACATCGACGTCGAGCACTGGGTCAACCACACGGTCGTCAAGGTCGACCGGCTGAGCCATTTCTTCGACTTCTACTACGAGTCGTTCCATTTCGTGGTCCCGCTGACGGTCCTCGCCGTCCTCTACTGGCGCCGCCCGGCCGACTACCGCTGGGCCCGGGCCGCGCTGGGCTTCGCCACGCTCCTCGCCCTGGTCGGCTTCTGGCTCTACCCTCTGGCGCCGCCGCGCCTCCTGCCCGGCCTCGGCGTCATCGACACCGTCCACGGCGTCCAGGACTTCTCCAAGCCGGACTACGGCACCTTGACGGCGCTGACCAACCAGTACGCGGCGATGCCCTCGCTGCACTTCGGCTGGTCGCTGTGGTGCGGGGTGGTCATCGCCGTGCTCGCCCCCAGGTGGTGGATGAAGGCCCTGGGACTGCTCCACCCGCTCCTGACGGTCTCGGCGATCGTCGCGACGGGCAACCACTGGGTCCTGGACGCGGCGGGCGGCGCGCTCGTCGTCGGCGCCGGCTTCGGACTGACGTACCTCCTTCAGGGCCCACGGGCGAAACCGGCCACGGCGGCGGCGACCAGCGAGGAACCGGTGGCCGTGAGGGAACGGGCGGTGGGCTGA
- a CDS encoding response regulator transcription factor — MDWDEDVWRGRDAVRAQAWTDAYDVLARADVQRPLDTPDVELFAEAADMLGRCDDAVGLLRRAYTAYAEAGTVGAALRCAYWLCKALAWGGDFAQSGAWLARARRLAATEPDCPECAYLLMLEAELHFRAGEPEQMLDTARRLGEAVASRADADLAAGTAMTLGLALVSNGQVAAGLAELDEAMVAVADGGPTARCTGMIYCVVIGTCQDLQELRRAQEWSEALAEWCAAQPDFTGAYRGLCRVHRVALLQLGGAWPDAVREARLACTQLTAGYGGQVAGGAFYQLAELHRLRGDFTEAEQAYRDTLHHGWDAQPGLALLWLTRGRVEAATAAIRRALAETAEPLRRARLLPAAVEILLAEGEAGAREAARAADELEDIAAFHRAAALRAMAGQAQGAVRLAGGAAGQALPPLREAGRIWRELDVPYEAARVEVAIGLACRALGDEDSAGWELDAARQVFERLGAVPDIERTERLTVGAEYRHPTLSPRELEVVRLIARGHTNHAIATELVLSEKTVARHVSNIFGKLDVTSRTAAAAYAFEHGLVQRDTPA; from the coding sequence ATGGACTGGGACGAGGATGTCTGGCGGGGGCGGGATGCCGTACGGGCCCAGGCCTGGACCGACGCCTACGACGTACTCGCGCGGGCCGACGTGCAGCGCCCCCTCGACACCCCCGATGTCGAGTTGTTCGCCGAGGCCGCCGACATGCTGGGGCGGTGTGACGATGCCGTGGGGCTGCTGCGGCGGGCCTACACCGCGTATGCCGAGGCCGGAACCGTGGGGGCGGCGCTGCGGTGTGCGTACTGGCTGTGCAAGGCGTTGGCGTGGGGCGGCGACTTCGCGCAGTCGGGTGCCTGGCTGGCCCGCGCACGACGACTGGCGGCCACCGAACCCGACTGCCCGGAGTGCGCCTACCTGCTCATGCTGGAGGCCGAGCTGCACTTCCGGGCGGGCGAGCCGGAGCAGATGCTCGACACCGCCCGCCGGCTGGGCGAGGCCGTCGCGTCCCGCGCGGACGCCGACCTCGCGGCCGGTACGGCGATGACGCTGGGCCTCGCCCTGGTCAGCAACGGGCAGGTCGCGGCCGGGCTCGCCGAGCTGGACGAGGCGATGGTCGCCGTCGCCGACGGCGGGCCCACCGCCCGCTGCACCGGAATGATCTACTGCGTCGTCATCGGCACCTGCCAGGACCTCCAGGAACTGCGCCGCGCCCAGGAGTGGAGCGAAGCCCTGGCCGAGTGGTGCGCGGCCCAGCCCGACTTCACCGGCGCCTACCGCGGCCTGTGCCGCGTGCACCGCGTCGCGCTGCTCCAGCTCGGCGGCGCCTGGCCGGACGCCGTCCGCGAGGCCCGCCTGGCCTGCACCCAGCTCACCGCGGGATACGGCGGACAGGTCGCGGGCGGTGCCTTCTACCAGCTGGCCGAACTGCACCGCCTGCGCGGCGACTTCACCGAGGCCGAGCAGGCCTACCGGGACACCCTCCACCACGGCTGGGACGCCCAGCCCGGCCTCGCCCTCCTGTGGCTGACCCGAGGCCGCGTCGAGGCGGCGACGGCGGCGATCCGCCGGGCACTGGCCGAGACGGCCGAGCCGCTGCGCAGGGCACGCCTGCTGCCCGCCGCGGTGGAGATCCTGCTCGCGGAGGGTGAGGCGGGCGCGCGGGAGGCGGCCCGGGCCGCCGATGAACTGGAGGACATCGCCGCCTTCCACCGCGCCGCCGCCCTGCGGGCCATGGCCGGGCAGGCCCAGGGAGCGGTGCGGCTGGCCGGGGGCGCGGCGGGCCAGGCCCTGCCCCCGCTCCGGGAGGCCGGGCGGATCTGGCGCGAGCTGGACGTGCCGTACGAGGCCGCGCGCGTCGAGGTGGCGATCGGCCTTGCCTGCCGGGCGCTCGGCGACGAGGACTCGGCGGGCTGGGAGCTGGACGCGGCACGCCAGGTCTTCGAGCGGCTCGGCGCCGTGCCGGACATCGAAAGGACCGAGCGTCTGACCGTGGGCGCCGAGTACCGGCACCCGACGCTCTCACCCCGCGAACTCGAAGTCGTACGGCTCATCGCCCGCGGCCACACCAACCACGCCATCGCCACCGAGCTGGTCCTCAGCGAGAAGACCGTCGCCCGGCACGTCAGCAACATCTTCGGCAAGCTCGACGTCACCTCCCGCACCGCCGCGGCCGCCTACGCCTTCGAGCACGGACTCGTGCAGCGGGACACACCTGCGTAG
- a CDS encoding tetratricopeptide repeat protein, giving the protein MSDDPTGTAGLHEQVRAARLRLADCAADLGTLLRLLGEHAEAERLLRRAVEIYEADRRTHPATTSNGTPVTSEELSCIPSASKPSSSAEARQVSPPDTTSPVPAVPS; this is encoded by the coding sequence GTGTCCGACGACCCGACCGGTACAGCCGGTCTCCACGAACAGGTCCGCGCCGCGCGGCTACGGCTCGCCGACTGCGCCGCCGACCTCGGCACCCTGCTGCGACTGCTCGGCGAGCACGCCGAGGCCGAGCGGCTGCTGCGCCGGGCCGTGGAGATCTACGAGGCCGACCGCCGGACACATCCCGCCACCACCAGCAACGGCACGCCCGTCACCAGCGAGGAGCTGTCATGCATACCGAGCGCATCGAAACCGTCGTCGTCGGCGGAGGCCAGGCAGGTCTCGCCACCGGATACCACCTCGCCCGTACCGGCCGTCCCTTCGTGA
- the proP gene encoding glycine betaine/L-proline transporter ProP, producing the protein MASATFTAPPVRARTSTPARPVTATDPALVRRAVKAAALGNAMEWFDFGVYSYIAVTLGKVFFPSGNPTAQLLSTFGAFAAAFLVRPVGGMFFGPLGDRIGRQKVLALTMIMMAAGTFAIGLIPSYATIGVGAPLLLLLARLVQGFSTGGEYAGASTFIAEYAPDKRRGFLGSWLEFGTLAGYIGGAGLVTLMTALLSADDLVSWGWRIPFMIAGPMGIIGLYLRMRLEETPAFAAEVEKAEASRPKVPLREMITGQWRALLLCMGLVLVFNVTDYMLLSYMPSYLTSELKYDETHGLLVVLGVMVLMMVVQPFAGALTDRIGRRPVIAAGCVGFLFLSVPAILLIRQGSLAAVALGMGALGLLLVCFTAAMPSALPALFPTRVRYGSLSIGFNVSVSLFGGTTPLVVTALIGATGNMMMPAYYMMAAAVVGGVAVWFMAESAGKPLPGSAPAVEAPATVASATVASATEK; encoded by the coding sequence TTGGCGTCCGCCACATTCACCGCTCCCCCCGTACGCGCCCGCACCTCCACCCCCGCCCGACCGGTCACCGCCACCGACCCCGCTCTCGTCCGCCGCGCCGTGAAGGCGGCCGCGCTGGGCAACGCGATGGAGTGGTTCGACTTCGGTGTCTACAGCTACATCGCGGTAACGCTGGGCAAGGTCTTCTTCCCGTCCGGCAACCCCACCGCCCAGCTCCTGTCCACGTTCGGCGCCTTCGCCGCGGCCTTCCTGGTCCGTCCCGTCGGCGGCATGTTCTTCGGCCCGCTCGGCGACCGGATCGGCCGCCAGAAGGTCCTCGCACTGACGATGATCATGATGGCGGCGGGCACCTTCGCGATCGGCCTGATCCCGTCGTACGCCACGATCGGCGTCGGCGCCCCGCTGCTGCTGCTCCTGGCCCGTCTCGTCCAGGGTTTCTCGACCGGCGGTGAGTACGCCGGCGCCTCGACCTTCATCGCCGAGTACGCGCCGGACAAGCGGCGCGGCTTCCTGGGCAGCTGGCTGGAGTTCGGCACGCTGGCCGGCTACATCGGCGGCGCGGGCCTGGTCACCCTGATGACCGCGCTGCTGTCCGCCGACGACCTGGTGTCCTGGGGCTGGCGCATCCCGTTCATGATCGCGGGTCCGATGGGCATCATCGGCCTGTATCTGCGGATGCGGCTGGAGGAGACCCCGGCCTTCGCGGCGGAGGTCGAGAAGGCGGAGGCGAGCCGCCCGAAGGTCCCGCTGCGCGAGATGATCACCGGCCAGTGGCGCGCCCTGCTGCTGTGCATGGGCCTGGTCCTGGTCTTCAACGTCACCGACTACATGCTGCTGTCGTACATGCCGAGCTATCTGACCAGTGAGCTCAAGTACGACGAGACGCACGGGCTGCTCGTGGTGCTCGGCGTGATGGTGCTGATGATGGTCGTCCAGCCCTTCGCGGGCGCCCTGACCGACCGGATCGGCCGCCGCCCGGTGATCGCGGCGGGCTGCGTGGGCTTCCTGTTCCTCTCCGTCCCGGCGATCCTGCTGATCCGCCAGGGCAGCCTGGCGGCGGTCGCGCTGGGCATGGGGGCGCTGGGTCTGCTCCTGGTCTGCTTCACGGCCGCGATGCCCTCGGCCCTCCCGGCCCTGTTCCCGACCCGGGTCCGCTACGGCTCCCTGTCGATCGGCTTCAACGTGTCGGTGTCCCTGTTCGGCGGCACGACCCCGCTGGTGGTCACGGCCCTGATCGGCGCGACCGGCAACATGATGATGCCCGCGTACTACATGATGGCGGCGGCGGTCGTCGGCGGTGTGGCGGTGTGGTTCATGGCCGAGTCGGCGGGGAAGCCCCTGCCGGGGTCGGCGCCCGCGGTGGAGGCTCCCGCGACGGTTGCTTCCGCGACGGTTGCTTCCGCGACGGAGAAGTAG
- a CDS encoding flavin-containing monooxygenase, with translation MHTERIETVVVGGGQAGLATGYHLARTGRPFVILDAGERVGDAWRGRWDSLRLFSPAKFDGLPGLPYPGPAWSFPTRDEYADYLQAYAAWAELPVRTGVSVRRVSYEGGRYVVETETAQGARTYEADNVVVAAGYDRLPKTPSFAGELAPDITQLHAVDYRNPDQLCDGPVLIVGAGNSGADISLELARTHSVLLSGPHPGQIPWRIEHRKARVLTPALFFAFRHLITVRTPMGRKLRPKVLAHSAPLIRVKPADLKAAGVRRVARTSGVREGRPVLADGSAPDVANVVWCTGFRPDISWIDLPGANVFDEDGEPAQRRGVVETQPGLYFVGRLFQYAMASSMIQGVGRDAEFVVRHLAARSLPARAEQRTAGQGTAGQSSAALGGGRNGA, from the coding sequence ATGCATACCGAGCGCATCGAAACCGTCGTCGTCGGCGGAGGCCAGGCAGGTCTCGCCACCGGATACCACCTCGCCCGTACCGGCCGTCCCTTCGTGATCCTGGACGCGGGCGAGCGCGTCGGTGACGCCTGGCGTGGGCGCTGGGACTCACTGCGGCTGTTCAGCCCCGCCAAGTTCGACGGGCTGCCCGGGCTGCCGTACCCCGGCCCCGCCTGGTCGTTCCCCACCCGCGACGAGTACGCCGACTACCTCCAGGCCTACGCCGCCTGGGCCGAACTGCCGGTGCGGACCGGCGTCTCGGTGCGGCGGGTGTCGTACGAGGGTGGCCGCTACGTCGTCGAGACGGAGACGGCACAGGGGGCTCGGACCTACGAGGCGGACAACGTCGTCGTCGCCGCAGGCTACGACCGGCTGCCGAAGACGCCTTCCTTCGCCGGCGAACTGGCCCCCGACATCACGCAGTTGCACGCCGTCGACTACCGCAATCCCGACCAACTGTGCGACGGCCCCGTCCTGATCGTCGGCGCCGGCAACTCGGGCGCCGACATCTCGCTCGAACTCGCCCGCACCCACAGCGTGTTGCTGTCCGGCCCGCACCCGGGACAGATCCCGTGGCGGATCGAGCACCGCAAGGCCAGGGTCCTGACACCCGCCCTGTTCTTCGCCTTCCGGCACCTGATCACCGTACGCACCCCGATGGGCCGCAAGCTGCGCCCTAAGGTGCTCGCCCACAGCGCCCCACTGATCCGCGTCAAGCCCGCCGATCTCAAGGCGGCCGGTGTCCGGCGCGTGGCACGCACGAGCGGGGTGCGCGAGGGCAGGCCGGTACTCGCCGACGGGTCGGCCCCCGATGTCGCCAACGTCGTGTGGTGCACGGGGTTCAGGCCGGACATCTCCTGGATCGACCTGCCCGGGGCGAACGTGTTCGACGAGGACGGTGAACCCGCCCAGCGCCGCGGAGTCGTCGAGACACAGCCCGGCCTGTACTTCGTCGGCAGGCTCTTCCAGTACGCCATGGCCTCGTCGATGATCCAGGGCGTCGGCCGGGACGCCGAGTTCGTCGTACGACACCTCGCCGCGCGCTCCCTTCCGGCGCGGGCCGAGCAGCGCACGGCTGGGCAGGGCACCGCCGGGCAGAGCAGTGCGGCCCTCGGGGGAGGCAGGAACGGCGCGTAG